A window of the Desulfovermiculus halophilus DSM 18834 genome harbors these coding sequences:
- a CDS encoding carbohydrate kinase family protein: protein MSIYISGSLAYDRIMNFPDKFSNHILPDKLHILNVCFLVNDLEERFGGTAGNIAYSLALLDEEATILATAGSDFERYQKWLTKHGIRQDGIQVVQDSPTASAYITTDHSDNQITAFNPGAMNVSTNGQFTEFNTRSGLAIVSPGNLEDMQKYPEIYREKGIPFIFDPGQNIPAFSGAQLTSMIQGSRILIANDYELSLIMEATGLDKNGLLDLCSAIVTTLGEEGCIVTDRNSEQRIPAVKVKDAQDPTGCGDAFRSGLIKGLRTDKDLPEAAKLGATCASFCVEHKGTQEHRFTVDQFWDRYASAYK, encoded by the coding sequence ATGAGCATATATATTTCCGGCTCCTTGGCCTATGACCGGATCATGAATTTTCCGGACAAATTCTCCAACCATATCCTGCCCGACAAGCTCCACATCTTAAATGTCTGTTTCCTGGTCAATGACCTGGAGGAGCGCTTCGGGGGCACAGCCGGGAATATCGCCTATTCCCTGGCCCTGTTGGATGAGGAGGCCACTATTTTAGCCACCGCCGGCAGCGACTTCGAGCGCTACCAGAAATGGCTGACCAAGCATGGAATACGCCAGGACGGGATCCAGGTGGTCCAAGATTCGCCGACCGCCAGTGCCTATATCACTACTGATCATTCCGACAACCAGATCACGGCCTTTAATCCCGGGGCCATGAACGTGTCCACCAACGGGCAGTTCACTGAATTCAACACCCGATCCGGGTTGGCCATCGTTTCCCCCGGAAACCTGGAAGACATGCAGAAATACCCGGAAATCTACCGGGAAAAGGGCATCCCCTTCATCTTCGACCCGGGGCAGAACATCCCGGCCTTTTCCGGTGCCCAGCTCACATCCATGATCCAGGGCTCCCGGATCCTGATCGCCAACGACTATGAGCTGAGCCTGATCATGGAAGCCACCGGCCTGGACAAGAACGGCCTGCTCGATCTGTGCTCAGCCATTGTCACCACCCTGGGTGAAGAAGGATGCATTGTCACCGACCGAAACTCGGAGCAGCGGATCCCAGCAGTCAAGGTCAAGGACGCCCAGGATCCCACCGGTTGCGGGGACGCCTTCCGCTCCGGGCTGATCAAGGGCCTGCGCACGGACAAGGACCTTCCAGAGGCAGCAAAGCTAGGGGCCACCTGCGCCAGCTTCTGCGTCGAGCACAAGGGCACCCAGGAACATCGGTTTACCGTGGATCAGTTCTGGGATCGATACGCCTCCGCCTACAAGTAG
- the metK gene encoding methionine adenosyltransferase, protein MFGTPGKYMFTSESVTEGHPDKVADKISDSILDNLIVQDPQSRVACETLVTTGLVFVAGEITSNGFADFPQIARNTVKEIGYDSSDMGFDWETCAVISSIDKQSADIAQGVDRKSPEEQGAGDQGMMFGYACKETEPLMPAPIHYAHKLSRRLTYTRKKGILDFLRPDGKTQVAMEYENGRPVRIDNVVVSSQHDDKVSYEDLKEGIKREVILKTLPEDLIDDKLRIFINPTGRFVVGGPLGDCGVTGRKIIQDTYGGMGGHGGGAFSGKDPSKVDRSAAYMARYVAKNVVAADLAEICEVQLAYAIGMADPVSVLVTARGTGEVDDTTLTNAVREVFDLRPYYILERLNLKRPIYKDTSCYGHFGRENPNFSWEQTDATKDLRTACKV, encoded by the coding sequence ATGTTTGGAACCCCTGGAAAATACATGTTCACTTCCGAATCAGTAACTGAAGGCCATCCAGACAAGGTGGCGGATAAGATCTCCGACTCCATCCTGGACAACCTCATTGTTCAAGACCCCCAATCCCGGGTCGCCTGCGAGACCCTGGTTACCACCGGCCTGGTCTTTGTGGCCGGGGAAATCACCTCCAACGGATTTGCCGACTTTCCCCAGATTGCCAGAAACACAGTCAAGGAAATCGGCTACGACAGCTCGGACATGGGCTTCGACTGGGAGACATGCGCCGTTATCTCCTCCATTGACAAGCAGTCCGCAGACATCGCCCAGGGCGTGGACCGCAAGAGCCCCGAGGAACAGGGTGCCGGGGACCAGGGCATGATGTTCGGCTACGCCTGCAAGGAAACCGAACCGTTGATGCCCGCCCCCATTCACTATGCCCACAAGCTCAGTCGCCGGCTGACCTATACCCGCAAGAAGGGGATCCTGGACTTTCTGCGTCCGGACGGCAAAACGCAGGTGGCCATGGAGTATGAAAACGGCAGGCCGGTGCGCATCGACAATGTGGTTGTCTCTTCCCAGCACGACGACAAGGTCTCCTATGAGGACCTGAAGGAAGGAATCAAGCGGGAAGTGATCCTCAAGACCCTGCCCGAGGACCTGATCGACGACAAGCTGCGCATCTTCATCAACCCCACCGGCCGCTTCGTTGTCGGCGGACCCCTTGGGGACTGCGGGGTCACCGGGCGGAAGATCATCCAGGATACATACGGCGGCATGGGCGGCCACGGCGGCGGTGCCTTCTCCGGCAAGGACCCGTCCAAGGTGGACCGTTCCGCGGCCTACATGGCCCGCTATGTGGCCAAGAATGTCGTGGCCGCTGATCTGGCCGAGATCTGCGAGGTGCAGCTGGCCTATGCCATCGGCATGGCCGACCCGGTTTCTGTCCTGGTCACCGCCCGGGGCACCGGCGAAGTGGACGACACCACACTGACCAACGCAGTGCGGGAAGTCTTCGACCTCAGGCCCTACTACATTCTGGAGCGGCTGAACCTGAAGCGGCCCATTTACAAGGACACCTCCTGCTACGGTCACTTCGGCCGGGAAAACCCCAACTTCTCCTGGGAGCAGACCGACGCAACCAAGGACCTGCGCACAGCCTGCAAGGTCTAG